A single window of Leptospira wolffii serovar Khorat str. Khorat-H2 DNA harbors:
- a CDS encoding c-type cytochrome: MKFSLILSILLSTFYVTCGTGQTKKEEVARPIPPTQELRAFADTFWNGKCATCHGTNGIPDPNVNPTPRKFGTFGMRMGFLFGGNKMRAGIFKTIRDGKNQAMPSFSKELSEDQIWALVDKIERL; the protein is encoded by the coding sequence ATGAAATTCTCCCTGATTCTATCCATTCTTCTCTCTACTTTTTACGTTACTTGCGGGACCGGACAGACCAAGAAAGAAGAAGTCGCCAGACCCATCCCTCCCACCCAGGAATTGAGAGCATTCGCCGATACTTTTTGGAACGGGAAATGTGCGACCTGCCACGGTACGAACGGTATCCCTGACCCTAATGTAAATCCGACTCCTAGAAAATTCGGGACCTTCGGAATGAGGATGGGCTTCTTATTCGGAGGGAATAAGATGAGAGCGGGAATTTTCAAAACGATCCGAGACGGAAAGAACCAAGCGATGCCTTCCTTTTCGAAGGAGCTTTCCGAGGATCAAATCTGGGCCCTGGTGGATAAAATAGAGCGACTGTAA